A single region of the Sorghum bicolor cultivar BTx623 chromosome 7, Sorghum_bicolor_NCBIv3, whole genome shotgun sequence genome encodes:
- the LOC8057815 gene encoding probable UDP-N-acetylglucosamine--peptide N-acetylglucosaminyltransferase SPINDLY isoform X2, with protein MGQPGTDSVLGKESNGIVPNLNGGVSAAKQQLEGKEALRYANILRSRNKFTDAVNLYNIVLEKEGTNVEALIGKGICLQAQNLPRQAIECFTEVVKIEPGNACALTHCGMIYKDEGHLVEAAEAYQKARTADPSYKPASELLAIVLTDLGTSLKLAGNTEEGIQKYCEALEVDNHYAPAYYNLGVVYSEMMQFEMALSCYEKAALERPLYAEAYCNMGVIYKNRGDLEAAIACYERCLTISPNFEIAKNNMAIALTDLGTKIGNPQVKIEGDINQGVAYYKKALFYNWHYADAMYNLGVAYGEMLNFEMAIVFYELALHFNPRCAEACNNLGVIYKDRDNLDKAVECYQMALSIKPLFAQSLNNLGVVYTVQGKMDSAASMIEKAIHANPTYAEAYNNLGVLYRDAGSITLAIHAYERCLQIDPDSRNAGQNRLLAMNYIDEGSDDKLYEAHREWGKRFMKLYPQYTCWDNTKVADRPLIIGYLSPDYFTHSVSYFIEAPLTHHDYTNCKVVVYSGVVKADAKTLRFKDRVLKKGGLWRDIYGIDEKRVASLVREDKVDILVELTGHTANNKLGTMACRPAPIQVTWIGYPNTTGLPTIDYRISDSLADPPITKQKHVEELVRLPESFLCYTPSPEAGPICPTPAISNGFVTFGSFNNLAKITPKVLQVWARILCAVPNSRLVVKCKPFCCENIRQKFLSTLEELGLESLRVDLLPLIHLNHDHMQAYSLMDISLDTFPYAGTTTTCESLYMGVPCVTMAGAVHAHNVGVSLLSKVGLGRLVAKTEDEYVSLALGLASDVNALQELRMSLRELMMKSPVCDGEKFTRGLEAAYRDMWRRYCDGDVPSLRRLELLEEHPVVNKPDSDKTSEKLADLKAQRAGVTVEEDKQPPIMANGVRSPDSPAPAKCEANGNSG; from the exons ATGGGGCAGCCAGGGACGGATTCTGTCCTAGGGAAGGAGAGCAACGGCATTGTCCCTAACCTCAATGGGGGCGTGTCTGCAGCGAAGCAGCAGTTGGAAGGGAAGGAGGCGTTGCGGTATGCAAACATCCTCCGATCGCGGAATAAGTTCACTGATGCTGTCAACTTGTACAACATTGTTCTTGAGAAGGAGGGCACCAATGTGGAGGCCCTTATCGGGAAAGGGATTTGCCTCCAGGCGCAGAACCTACCAAGACAGGCCATTGAGTGCTTTACAGAAGTTGTCAAAATCGAGCCAGGAAATGCGTGCGCTCTTACACATTGTGGGATGATTTACAAAGACGAGGGTCACTTGGTTGAAGCAGCAGAG GCATATCAAAAAGCTCGGACGGCAGATCCTTCCTACAAACCTGCTTCGGAACTTCTTGCTATTGTGTTGACTGATCTTGGAACTAGCTTGAAGCTTGCGGGTAATACAGAGGAGGGAATTCAAAAATATTGTGAAGCTCTGGAAGTAGACAATCACTATGCG CCGGCTTATTACAACCTTGGAGTTGTTTATTCGGAGATGATGCAATttgaaatggctcttagttgtTATGAGAAAGCTGCACTGGAGAGACCATTGTATGCCGAGGCCTATTGCAACATGGGAGTTATCTATAAGAATCGGGGAGATCTAGAAGCAGCAATTGCCTGCTACGAgag GTGCTTGACTATTTCCCCCAACTTTGAGATTGCTAAGAATAATATGGCAATAGCACTAACTGACTTGGGAACAAAG ATTGGAAATCCTCAGGTAAAAATTGAAGGTGACATCAATCAAGGTGTGGCATATTACAAGAAAGCTCTGTTCTATAATTGGCACTATGCTGATGCCATGTATAATCTTGGCGTTGCATATGGTGAAATGTTGAATTTTGAGATG GCAATTGTCTTTTACGAGCTTGCTCTGCACTTCAATCCTCGCTGTGCGGAAGCGTGCAACAATTTAGGAGTAATATACAAGGATAGAGATAACCTTGACAAAGCTGTTGAATGTTATCAA ATGGCACTGTCAATTAAGCCACTTTTCGCTCAGTCACTAAATAACCTTGGAGTTGTCTATACTGTTCAG GGTAAGATGGATTCTGCTGCAAGTATGATTGAGAAGGCCATACATGCAAATCCCACATATGCTGAAGCATATAATAATCTAG GTGTTCTTTACAGAGACGCTGGTAGTATTACTTTAGCAATTCATGCTTACGAGAGATGCCTTCAGATAGATCCTGATTCACGAAATGCCGGCCAG AACCGTTTGCTTGCAATGAACTATATCGACGAGGGCTCAGATGACAAGCTTTATGAAGCTCACAG GGAGTGGGGAAAACGCTTTATGAAATTGTATCCACAATATACATGTTGGGATAACACAAAAGTTGCTGATCGCCCATTGATAATCGGTTATTTGTCTCCTGATTATTTTACTCATTCTGTGTCCTACTTCATTGAAGCTCCCCTTACACACCATGACTACACAAATTGCAAAGTGGTTGTCTACTCTGGTGTTGTCAAG GCAGATGCCAAGACACTTAGATTCAAGGATAGGGTGTTGAAAAAGGGTGGATTGTGGAGAGATATATATGGTATTGATGAAAAGAGGGTTGCTAGCTTGGTAAGGGAGGATAAAGTGGACATACTTGTGGAACTTACTGGTCACACTGCAAATAATAAGTTAGGAACAATGGCATGCCGACCTGCTCCTATTCAG GTTACCTGGATTGGCTACCCCAATACAACAGGTTTGCCAACAATTGACTACCGAATCTCAGACTCATTGGCTGATCCACCTATTACAAAACAAAA GCATGTTGAAGAGTTGGTGCGCCTTCCTGAAAGCTTTCTTTGTTATACTCCTTCCCCAGAAGCTGGGCCCATTTGTCCAACACCAGCAATTTCAAATGGTTTCGTCACTTTTGGGAGCTTTAACAATCTAGCAAAG ATTACACCGAAAGTATTGCAAGTTTGGGCCAGAATATTATGTGCAGTCCCTAACTCCAGGCTTGTGGTTAAGTGCAAGCCATTCTGCTGTGAGAATATAAGACAGAaatttttgtccacactagagGAGTTGGGTTTGGAGTCATTACGGGTTGATCTGTTGCCACTCATCCATCTGAATCATGATCACATGCAGGCGTATTCCTTGATGGACATCAG CCTGGATACATTTCCGTATGCTGGCACTACGACTACATGTGAATCTTTATACATGGGGGTTCCATGTGTTACAATGGCTGGTGCTGTTCATGCTCATAATGTTGGTGTTAGCCTGCTCAGCAAAGTTG GGTTGGGGAGGCTGGTTGCCAAAACTGAGGATGAGTATGTCAGCTTAGCATTGGGTTTGGCATCAGATGTGAATGCCTTGCAAGAACTGAGAATGAGTCTCCGGGAGCTGATGATGAAGTCACCCGTCTGTGATGGAGAGAAATTCACCCGTGGCCTGGAAGCCGCATACAGGGACATGTGGCGCAGGTATTGTGATGGAGACGTACCATCTCTCAGGCGCTTAGAACTGTTAGAGGAACATCCTGTTGTCAATAAGCCAGACTCAGACAAGACCTCTGAGAAGCTTGCAGATCTGAAAGCACAGAGAGCAGGCGTGACTGTGGAGGAAGATAAGCAGCCCCCAATAATGGCAAATGGTGTGAGATCGCCCGATTCACCTGCTCCTGCAAAATGCGAAGCAAATGGCAACAGCGGCTAA
- the LOC8057815 gene encoding probable UDP-N-acetylglucosamine--peptide N-acetylglucosaminyltransferase SPINDLY isoform X1, with amino-acid sequence MGQPGTDSVLGKESNGIVPNLNGGVSAAKQQLEGKEALRYANILRSRNKFTDAVNLYNIVLEKEGTNVEALIGKGICLQAQNLPRQAIECFTEVVKIEPGNACALTHCGMIYKDEGHLVEAAEAYQKARTADPSYKPASELLAIVLTDLGTSLKLAGNTEEGIQKYCEALEVDNHYAPAYYNLGVVYSEMMQFEMALSCYEKAALERPLYAEAYCNMGVIYKNRGDLEAAIACYERCLTISPNFEIAKNNMAIALTDLGTKVKIEGDINQGVAYYKKALFYNWHYADAMYNLGVAYGEMLNFEMAIVFYELALHFNPRCAEACNNLGVIYKDRDNLDKAVECYQMALSIKPLFAQSLNNLGVVYTVQGKMDSAASMIEKAIHANPTYAEAYNNLGVLYRDAGSITLAIHAYERCLQIDPDSRNAGQNRLLAMNYIDEGSDDKLYEAHREWGKRFMKLYPQYTCWDNTKVADRPLIIGYLSPDYFTHSVSYFIEAPLTHHDYTNCKVVVYSGVVKADAKTLRFKDRVLKKGGLWRDIYGIDEKRVASLVREDKVDILVELTGHTANNKLGTMACRPAPIQVTWIGYPNTTGLPTIDYRISDSLADPPITKQKHVEELVRLPESFLCYTPSPEAGPICPTPAISNGFVTFGSFNNLAKITPKVLQVWARILCAVPNSRLVVKCKPFCCENIRQKFLSTLEELGLESLRVDLLPLIHLNHDHMQAYSLMDISLDTFPYAGTTTTCESLYMGVPCVTMAGAVHAHNVGVSLLSKVGLGRLVAKTEDEYVSLALGLASDVNALQELRMSLRELMMKSPVCDGEKFTRGLEAAYRDMWRRYCDGDVPSLRRLELLEEHPVVNKPDSDKTSEKLADLKAQRAGVTVEEDKQPPIMANGVRSPDSPAPAKCEANGNSG; translated from the exons ATGGGGCAGCCAGGGACGGATTCTGTCCTAGGGAAGGAGAGCAACGGCATTGTCCCTAACCTCAATGGGGGCGTGTCTGCAGCGAAGCAGCAGTTGGAAGGGAAGGAGGCGTTGCGGTATGCAAACATCCTCCGATCGCGGAATAAGTTCACTGATGCTGTCAACTTGTACAACATTGTTCTTGAGAAGGAGGGCACCAATGTGGAGGCCCTTATCGGGAAAGGGATTTGCCTCCAGGCGCAGAACCTACCAAGACAGGCCATTGAGTGCTTTACAGAAGTTGTCAAAATCGAGCCAGGAAATGCGTGCGCTCTTACACATTGTGGGATGATTTACAAAGACGAGGGTCACTTGGTTGAAGCAGCAGAG GCATATCAAAAAGCTCGGACGGCAGATCCTTCCTACAAACCTGCTTCGGAACTTCTTGCTATTGTGTTGACTGATCTTGGAACTAGCTTGAAGCTTGCGGGTAATACAGAGGAGGGAATTCAAAAATATTGTGAAGCTCTGGAAGTAGACAATCACTATGCG CCGGCTTATTACAACCTTGGAGTTGTTTATTCGGAGATGATGCAATttgaaatggctcttagttgtTATGAGAAAGCTGCACTGGAGAGACCATTGTATGCCGAGGCCTATTGCAACATGGGAGTTATCTATAAGAATCGGGGAGATCTAGAAGCAGCAATTGCCTGCTACGAgag GTGCTTGACTATTTCCCCCAACTTTGAGATTGCTAAGAATAATATGGCAATAGCACTAACTGACTTGGGAACAAAG GTAAAAATTGAAGGTGACATCAATCAAGGTGTGGCATATTACAAGAAAGCTCTGTTCTATAATTGGCACTATGCTGATGCCATGTATAATCTTGGCGTTGCATATGGTGAAATGTTGAATTTTGAGATG GCAATTGTCTTTTACGAGCTTGCTCTGCACTTCAATCCTCGCTGTGCGGAAGCGTGCAACAATTTAGGAGTAATATACAAGGATAGAGATAACCTTGACAAAGCTGTTGAATGTTATCAA ATGGCACTGTCAATTAAGCCACTTTTCGCTCAGTCACTAAATAACCTTGGAGTTGTCTATACTGTTCAG GGTAAGATGGATTCTGCTGCAAGTATGATTGAGAAGGCCATACATGCAAATCCCACATATGCTGAAGCATATAATAATCTAG GTGTTCTTTACAGAGACGCTGGTAGTATTACTTTAGCAATTCATGCTTACGAGAGATGCCTTCAGATAGATCCTGATTCACGAAATGCCGGCCAG AACCGTTTGCTTGCAATGAACTATATCGACGAGGGCTCAGATGACAAGCTTTATGAAGCTCACAG GGAGTGGGGAAAACGCTTTATGAAATTGTATCCACAATATACATGTTGGGATAACACAAAAGTTGCTGATCGCCCATTGATAATCGGTTATTTGTCTCCTGATTATTTTACTCATTCTGTGTCCTACTTCATTGAAGCTCCCCTTACACACCATGACTACACAAATTGCAAAGTGGTTGTCTACTCTGGTGTTGTCAAG GCAGATGCCAAGACACTTAGATTCAAGGATAGGGTGTTGAAAAAGGGTGGATTGTGGAGAGATATATATGGTATTGATGAAAAGAGGGTTGCTAGCTTGGTAAGGGAGGATAAAGTGGACATACTTGTGGAACTTACTGGTCACACTGCAAATAATAAGTTAGGAACAATGGCATGCCGACCTGCTCCTATTCAG GTTACCTGGATTGGCTACCCCAATACAACAGGTTTGCCAACAATTGACTACCGAATCTCAGACTCATTGGCTGATCCACCTATTACAAAACAAAA GCATGTTGAAGAGTTGGTGCGCCTTCCTGAAAGCTTTCTTTGTTATACTCCTTCCCCAGAAGCTGGGCCCATTTGTCCAACACCAGCAATTTCAAATGGTTTCGTCACTTTTGGGAGCTTTAACAATCTAGCAAAG ATTACACCGAAAGTATTGCAAGTTTGGGCCAGAATATTATGTGCAGTCCCTAACTCCAGGCTTGTGGTTAAGTGCAAGCCATTCTGCTGTGAGAATATAAGACAGAaatttttgtccacactagagGAGTTGGGTTTGGAGTCATTACGGGTTGATCTGTTGCCACTCATCCATCTGAATCATGATCACATGCAGGCGTATTCCTTGATGGACATCAG CCTGGATACATTTCCGTATGCTGGCACTACGACTACATGTGAATCTTTATACATGGGGGTTCCATGTGTTACAATGGCTGGTGCTGTTCATGCTCATAATGTTGGTGTTAGCCTGCTCAGCAAAGTTG GGTTGGGGAGGCTGGTTGCCAAAACTGAGGATGAGTATGTCAGCTTAGCATTGGGTTTGGCATCAGATGTGAATGCCTTGCAAGAACTGAGAATGAGTCTCCGGGAGCTGATGATGAAGTCACCCGTCTGTGATGGAGAGAAATTCACCCGTGGCCTGGAAGCCGCATACAGGGACATGTGGCGCAGGTATTGTGATGGAGACGTACCATCTCTCAGGCGCTTAGAACTGTTAGAGGAACATCCTGTTGTCAATAAGCCAGACTCAGACAAGACCTCTGAGAAGCTTGCAGATCTGAAAGCACAGAGAGCAGGCGTGACTGTGGAGGAAGATAAGCAGCCCCCAATAATGGCAAATGGTGTGAGATCGCCCGATTCACCTGCTCCTGCAAAATGCGAAGCAAATGGCAACAGCGGCTAA